From the Papaver somniferum cultivar HN1 chromosome 2, ASM357369v1, whole genome shotgun sequence genome, the window CTTCAAAACCTTCAAAATTAGTATTTCATCCCTCCTATTTTATAGGACCTGATGTTTGAAATGGATTTAGTTAAAATGAagatctaaaatcctatgtgtcactaaaaataaatattccACCTTCTCTTCGAGATGCTCTAAGGGTTTGAATTTCTACAATTTTATCAAATAGATTTTATTTTTGCATTTTAATTGACCGTTTTGCCATTGGAGGGCTTGAAACCATGCTGGTGCTTACTTTTGGGGGTTTAAGATTAAATCTCTATTAAAAGGCTAAAAACTTGACCACCAAAAGGAGAACAAAGTAATTCAAAGTTAAAAAAGGGAATAATAAATTTCACGAAAATAACATTTATGAAAAATGGAAAGCAGGTAAGGACGgtataataataaaaatgtaaatttcttttttcttattttctttttggaaataattaataatagGTCATTTTTAACTCGTCAAGACTCAAAATCCTCCTTTTTTAGCTGTCCATTCTGTCATCTTCAAATACACAACAAacttaacttcttcttctctctttaacTCATCAGAGTAAACcctaacaaaaaacaaaaaaccagaAGAAAACCAAAAATGGAATTCATGAATGGGGGATACTCATGCAGAGCAGCTCAATACACACAAGAGAAAAGACATGCAGCAgcagatgaaaaatcaagtactACTGATAATCAACaatttattattgaagatctttTAGATTTCTCTAATGAAGATGCTGCTGCAATTTTAGATGATAATAATATTGATGGAACCTTTGATTGTATTCAGAATTCATCAGCCGATTCTTCGTCTGttactactgttgttgatagttCTTGCAATTCTTATGGGAATGATTTGAATTTTTCTGCCGACTTTCCTGATGTTCCTTTCTCTAATGACCTCTGCGTTCCGGTAATTAAATTCCCAactccctcttcttcttcttgttcaattGTAATTCAATTCTTCATGAGAACAGTTTTTGTTtaacttttaatttttgatttttgttcaGTTTTGTAATTCAATTTTTCATGAGAATGAATTTTTTGGTTAACTTTTGATTTTCAattcattttgatttttgttcAGTTTTTTTGTTGAATTATTGCATTTTAAGTTACCAGAATtgttcttcaattttcttcaGTGTCTAAAGCGAAACTGAAATTctcaatgcaaaaaaaaaaaaggttaaacgCATTAGTTTCTGAATTTTAACTGATTAATTCTAATTTTCcgtcattttagttttatttttttatttaattttagtactaatttgtttttcaaaatttgaattcttCATGTTTTCAAAATTTTCTGGCGCAATTCAAAATTTTCACCAAAATATTTGGACGAAATTCAAAATTGTTTTCAATTTGAATTTGAGTTTAGCTGAATTTAATTGAATTTTGGTTTCACAGTATGATGACTTAGCAGAGTTAGAATGGCTATCAACATTCGGGGAAGAATCATTCTCAAGTGAAGATTTACAAAAGCTGCAGATAATTTCAGGAATTCAAACCCGTCCCGATGAAGCATCTGAAATCCGAGCTGAAGAATACGAAACAAAACCCAACATCAGCAACATCAACAACCCAATTTTCAACCCAGAATTACCAGTGCCCGGAAAAGCTCGTTCCAAACGTTCCCGTGCGGCAACAAACAACTGGTCATCACGACTACTGGTTTTATctccaacaacatcatcatcgGAATCTGACGTGTTCTCCAACACCACCACCGCCAGTAAGAAGACTATGAAGGTGGTTGTATCAAGAAAGAGGGAGTTTTCCGATGGGTCATCAACCGGAAATTTTGTTGGAGATGGTCGGAAATGTCTACATTGCGCAACTGATAAAACACCACAGTGGAGGACTGGTCCTTTGGGACCCAAAACCTTGTGTAATGCTTGTGGAGTCCGATACAAGTCCGGCAGGTTAGTACCGGAATACAGACCGGCTTCTAGTCCTACATTTGTTCAGGCAAAACattcaaattctcataggaaggtTTTGGAGCTCCGAAGAAAGAAGGAAATGGACAGATCTCTACAGCAACAGTTTCTTTATCCTAATCCTGGGTTTAATCATGTATCTAACGGTGATGATTATTTGATTCATCATCATAGTGGGCCAGACTATAGACAAAAGCTTATTTGATGATctcaagcagcagcagcaagtcgAGGTTTTAGGAATAGAGAAATTCTGAGGTTTTTTAGTgaaaagaaaaatggaagaatttcattattgaatttcttttttttttttttcattagtaGTGTTGAGAGTTTTGAAGTTCTGTTTTAACTCTTTTTTTGCTTCAAGTTTTTAGTAATTTTCTTTGGTGAAAAATGCTAAAAGAAAATGTTAAAAAATAGGAGAGGGGATGGAAAGATGCAACGGTGATTAATTAGGTTGTCTAATGTTCTTGTAATTCTGCTGTAATCAGCAACAAATTTTTCGTAATCTAGGAGGAGATTAATTTTCTTTTCACCCTGTTACCAATCTCAATGCGCAGGTTTTTGGGAGTCGAGGATTTTTATCCCACCCGCTTTCATCCAAAATAGTTGTTTTTGGGAGTCGAGGATTTTTATCCCACCCGCTTTGATCCAAAATAGTTACTTAGCAAAATGCAAATGTCTCATTATCATGTGCTAGAAAGCCTGAACGAAAGCAACAactaacaaaaaaacaaaattagggATGTGCTAATTAAGCAATGGAGACAGATAAGCAATATTGGTAGGAGTATACTGTTTATTGACCATCTATAAATAGTGCAAATCAGTTCTATGATTATGAAATTGAATTGTATGATTGATATTGAAATTTGGAAGCTAATATTTAGGTCAAATTTAATATCATCTTTGACCCTACTTATTGAATGGTCATGTTAGTTATCATGTAGTTGGGCAGCTTTGACATACACCCTCATGAATTATTCATAAATTTTCGTAGCAAAACAACAACGAAATTCTTTTTACCCTGAATTTTTGCCCCCCTCCTTTTATTGCAAGCGGTTGTGACAGATAGGGAGATAAAGTTGGCCCATCAAGTAGGGATTGATTGTTTTACTAGACTGGTAAACAGTGGGGAATTAGCACTTTCATTAAGGGGTTGATAACTATTAATCGACATCGGTATCCAACAGTTTTATTATTATGTTAGAACCACATTTATCTTGGTAACATAGTCATAGTAATTTAGAGATATTTGGATGTACTTTCAGAAATTTTTTTTAAATCTGTAGGAGTCAGAATTTTTTTTAATCAGTACTCAGAAACTAAGTTGAAAACAAAATATGAGATCTGACATCTAAatgtaaaaaataaatatttttgtgaagcaattttttttcttttacttctaACTCGTAAAATTCAACGCTTCTACTTCTAGCATCCAACGAATCTGACTGTTGGAAAGTTTTGAATTGACCCCAACATCCCATGGCATTTTGTTCGGATTTGAACAACTTTCCAAGTAGGATTCACGGAAGCCCCTCACGCGTTCCCACGGAATGTGTAGCACTCCTCGGCCAGGAATTGGTTAATTTTGGTAgtcattttgttcaatctaatggattttcaagagCCCTGAAATGTCAACTATTTTATTTGTGACACACTTCACCATTATTTCACTTCCATGATGATACCTTCATACAGTACTAAACCTGATTTGAGCCCCATTACTCGAAATTTAACATCTGTAAAAAAATTCAATATGCTTATGACGGTAGATATTAATATTATCATATGAGGAAGAACAGAATATACAGAAAAAAGAAAGTATTTTAGTGAAAGAAATGTCTGATGATAATGTTCTGTTCTCGCGATCCCAGACATCGCTGATCCAGAGGCCCCATAAATACAAACAAATTCTAGTTTTATATAATGTCAGACTCCGATCATTGAAGTTCATTAGACTAAGTTTAGATACAAAGACTGTAGTACATATTTTAGCATCAAATCTACATATAAATATTGAATCAAAGAGTTAAGCTCACGTTACGGCGATCACATGCGCGCACTCTGTTCAAATTTCATACCCACTCCCGGTTTCACCATCAACATATTTATAACCCACACATGCATCTTGTCTTTGGTGTTTTCAATTGTATAAGCAACAAATCAAGAAGAGGATGAATTAATCACATTAACGATGTTGTTGATCATCGATGTGACTTAGCACATTTTCTTGTCATTATTGCAAAACTAATGTTCAATGCAAAAACTTGCCGACGGTTTTTTATATCAGTAAAGAATTCGGTCCTGACGAGAGTTTCGAATTCAGATCACTCAATGCGAGCCGTTAAACATTTCTAACGAAGGAAGATTAGAGAGGAGGAAGGAACAGAACAAAAGGATTCAAGGACATCATCTTAATTTCCGGGGTACTGTTCTACTCTGACACTGACTTTTTGTTCTATAAAACCAATAGCTATCGACTGTTGGCATAGCTGTCAATTGCCAATCGATAGCTATAAGATTCCTAATTCCCcttcaagtaaaaaaaaaaaagtaatcagTTCTCTCGCACTTGTGTACGTACTTCCATCGTGTACACTAtgaggaaaaagaaagaaaagaagtacGTTCATGTGCATCCGTACGTACATCCATTCAAAGAAGCAAAATAAAACATAGTATTACAGTCCTCCTTAACATTGTCTTAATATAACGAGGGGAGATGCAAACATTAAGGAAGAAAAATAGcgaaaagaagaggaagaaatagaGATGGATAATGCTAGAGAAAACATAGCTAAGCTAAGGATCAAACTTCAAAGTCAAGAATCGAAATCACATGCAAGACTGCATTATTTAAGGGTGTGAAGGAACGGTGCATTATTGTTAACATGGACGACGGAATGGCCGAGGTTCCTTTTCCAACAACTCTCTCTTTTCTCTCGTGCATTTCGACCAGCTCACAGCTACGTGGTCTAGATTTTTCCAAGTCTAAGTGGTTTGTATTTACTGCTGCTCCATGTGACCCGACTGTGTTCTGGCAATACCTACTCTCTATGTTGCGATACAATTTTGATCTGACTCGTTGGGCTCAATCTGAGTCATCTGACTGGATTTACTATTTAGTAATCTTTTAACTAGATGTGATATTGTGATGAGTCGAATTCGAATTCGAATTCAGATGAATCAGATTAGATGAGTCAGGAAACAACAAATAACATTAGATGAACTTGTTAGCAATTattttgaacatgtttagatccAAACAAACAAGTGATCAAAATCAATGATTAAAAAAGCATTTTGTTTTATCCCACCGTAGATGTAATGTGATGTGATAGGTCTGAGGATATTTATAAAGGAGAGTCGGAAGACATTTGAACGGATAATAGTAAGTGACGAGTCTTATTACAAATTTAAAGATACGGATAGACCACTTCCGAATAAGACCCGTGTTGCAACGTCGACGATAGACAATTTACCGATAAAaaacgagaaaaaaaaaacaatgtcgACAATAGAGACAAGATATTACACCAAGAAGTATAGGATATATATTTCTATTTAAGAAAAGGAACTATTTTAGACTGGTGATTGAGAAAATATTGTGGGAGTCTGTATGATGATAATGTTCTCGCGATCCCAGACGTTGCTGATCCAGAGGCCCCATAAATACAAACAAATTCTAGTTTTACATAATGTCAGAAGTTGAGAAATCAGACTAAACAGAGATTATCAAGATTCCCTCTAGCTCACTTGTTCATGTGGGTCTCTAGCCTTGCAATTTCTAGAGCAAGATTTGTAGTTAAGAAATCGCGTAAACAGCTAATACCATGCACATTCGAACTACTTATTGTAGTGATAAGTTACTGATATTACTACGTAGCAACATAAACTGAATTAACAGGAGGAGACCAATAAATAAATTACTCCTTGATCAAAATATCAATAGCATTTAATTGGTAAAGTTCTGAATAACTTGAGATCATCAGATCACATGTAATGGTATTGACCTCCCACACATTCAACGCGGGGACGAAGGTGTACGTAGAGTTTTCTTTTTAGCTAGCTGCCTGGTTTCATTGATCGCATTTTCTAAAATGTTCTAAACTAAAAAGAATTAAGAAATAACAGAAACAAACCTTAAAGAAATTCTGTTGAATAGACCTCCTTTCTAGCTAATTTGCTTCAAAGCAAGCGCAACTTCCCAGTAACGGAATCCACAGAAGCTTTTCTACCTGCATAAAACATCAGCTCAGTCACAAGGTTCTCCGAAACTAAatatggaaatatattggagGTAATGACGTAAGTATAAATGAAATGCATCTCTGCCGGAGTAAATCAAGTTCTTTTGATGTTACATTCAAAGTGAAGCGAGATAGAGTTGGAATGGGTCTTACCAGGCCCAATGGCAAGAACTGTTTTTGACCCAGCCACCACCTGCAGAGATAACATATACAAAGACATTAGCTTCCCAAACCATGATTTCCATTAGAAGCAACTTGAATCTCGAGTTTCACAACAATCTGATTAATACTATCCAGAaacttctcttttcgtgtaataagtTGGAATTGAGCAAAAAGCATCATAAGTATGAGCTAGTTTCACTGCTTGTCGCATATTTAGAATTAATGCGAGGTCTAAATTTTGCTAGCGTCATGGGGACAACATGCTTGAGTTCCGTTTAACTTGAAGGGTTCAATTTTTGGCATGATGTTTCTATCTTACACTGAAGGGTTTATAGTAAGTAATAACACCACCCAGCTCCCAGCTGAATGtgtcaaaatgaaaataaataaaaataacaccaCCCAGCAAACCTTTTTTTGGAAGGTGgttaattaactaacaacattctaGATTATCAAGACCAAGCACCAATTAAAAGATAGATCTTTGCTCCTAATGCCAGGCCTATGAAACATCAACTAGCTAATTAGTTTTAAATTTCCAATCTAATAAGCACTTTGGCACCACTGGACATACAGAAGGACCCTATGAAGGCTTACACACACTGAATAAACTCCACATTCTTTCATCTATTTTGGTTTCCTTTCCTTCTCTAATTATTAGTCAGAACCCCCATTTTTTTCCGATGGCAATATCTCTTATACATGCACATGATGA encodes:
- the LOC113348187 gene encoding GATA transcription factor 12-like, with the protein product MEFMNGGYSCRAAQYTQEKRHAAADEKSSTTDNQQFIIEDLLDFSNEDAAAILDDNNIDGTFDCIQNSSADSSSVTTVVDSSCNSYGNDLNFSADFPDVPFSNDLCVPYDDLAELEWLSTFGEESFSSEDLQKLQIISGIQTRPDEASEIRAEEYETKPNISNINNPIFNPELPVPGKARSKRSRAATNNWSSRLLVLSPTTSSSESDVFSNTTTASKKTMKVVVSRKREFSDGSSTGNFVGDGRKCLHCATDKTPQWRTGPLGPKTLCNACGVRYKSGRLVPEYRPASSPTFVQAKHSNSHRKVLELRRKKEMDRSLQQQFLYPNPGFNHVSNGDDYLIHHHSGPDYRQKLI